The following proteins come from a genomic window of Hypanus sabinus isolate sHypSab1 chromosome 9, sHypSab1.hap1, whole genome shotgun sequence:
- the sla2b gene encoding src-like-adapter 2, with translation MGSRPSKSRRFTSTVVPSDLNNQPSTDMSQVMVAVALYNYPSSSDTEPIINVGERLTVLHEEGDWWKVASMATGKECHIPCNYVAKVYHRWLFEGITREKAEELLLLPSNRSGSFMIRESQTRKGFYSLSVRRSNVASWDSIKHYRINRLPNGWFYISPRLTVPSLHDMVDYYSDSGEGLCCTLKEPCHIQGLQASQQQHPDPIVVRKPQLNWNEMDSSVLIDNDKESGEESPVSVGLREAINSYLYMTEEMRLDEMTDRKTRLKTLQTRLQSSQRQASQNRNGNLAVLDFRSAR, from the exons ATGGGAAGCAGACCAAGCAAGTCAAGGCGCTTCACCAGTACCGTGGTTCCATCAGACCTGAACAACCAACCATCAACAg aTATGAGCCAAGTTATGGTGGCGGTGGCATTGTATAATTACCCATCGTCATCTGACACTGAACCTATTATTAATGTGGGCGAGAGGCTGACCGTTCTTCACGA ggaaggtgattggtggaaagtggCGTCCATGGCAACTGGCAAAGAATGTCACATTCCTTGCAATTACGTGGCAAAGGTGTATCACAG GTGGCTGTTTGAAGGCATCACCAGAGAGAAGGCGGAGGAGCTTCTCTTGTTACCCAGCAACCGGTCTGGCTCTTTCATGATTCGAGAAAGTCAAACCAGGAAAG GCTTCTACTCATTGTCTGTGAGAAGATCCAATGTCGCATCGTGGGattccatcaaacactaccgCATTAACCGCCTGCCCAATGGCTGGTTCTACATCTCCCCGCGTCTCACTGTCCCATCTCTGCACGACATGGTGGACTATTACTCAG acTCCGGTGAAGGCCTGTGCTGCACATTGAAGGAGCCGTGTCACATCCAGGGGCTCCAGGCCTCCCAGCAGCAACACCCAGATCCCATCGTGGTGCGGAAACCTCAGCTGAACTGGAACGAGATGGACAG CTCCGTTTTGATAGACAATGACAAAGAGTCGGGAGAAGAGTCGCCCGTCAGTGTGGGTCTGCGGGAAGCCATCAACTCTTACTTGTACATGACCGAGGAAATGAGACTCGATGAGATGACTGACCGGAAAACTCGGTTGAAAACGTTGCAAACCCGGCTGCAAAGCAGCCAGAGACAGGCtagtcagaacaggaatgggaacctCGCTGTCCTGGATTTCCGCTCTGCCAGATAG